Proteins from one Cellulosilyticum lentocellum DSM 5427 genomic window:
- a CDS encoding Fur family transcriptional regulator, whose translation MKQELLASLGIKVTKQRKVIVAILEKSKEPITAEEIYSCIDVQEGINFSTVYRTLNTLAEKGAVTKTGEPGGKIYFQLKEHHHAHELECLACHKHIMIDECPVESFSRTLNKETGFVVTEHHLQLKGLCAECASHSDKSV comes from the coding sequence ATGAAGCAAGAGCTATTAGCAAGTTTAGGGATAAAAGTAACTAAGCAAAGAAAAGTGATAGTAGCTATTCTTGAAAAAAGTAAAGAGCCTATTACAGCAGAGGAAATTTATAGCTGTATTGATGTACAAGAAGGCATTAATTTTTCGACTGTATATAGGACCCTCAATACCTTGGCTGAAAAAGGTGCGGTTACTAAGACAGGTGAACCAGGAGGAAAAATTTATTTTCAGCTCAAAGAGCATCATCATGCACATGAGTTAGAATGTTTAGCTTGTCATAAGCATATCATGATAGATGAGTGTCCAGTGGAAAGTTTCAGCCGGACTTTAAATAAGGAAACGGGTTTTGTCGTAACAGAACATCATTTACAATTAAAAGGTTTGTGTGCTGAGTGTGCAAGCCATTCCGATAAAAGTGTCTAA
- a CDS encoding sensor domain-containing diguanylate cyclase yields the protein MINKKKLEEQLDNIKKDPTYIDGFIALMTRSWGGDIEDNIEAIKGAISLIHKEEGKKAYIELLMLQAKYYFVLGKYSQGIEGLLDGVQILQEPKNEVEKHQLIQLQNMLLVGFTKKEEFALAIEYGLQGLEKAEALARPEIKVKLLLSILDLYIAIKAYKKAEFILQNIVAIDYILMDTTKLYIEIAWLKLFLCQKQFELAAEYSKRAYDLAKKNEEQYALELIQILSLRAKLNVSRELYAQAEKDFKDIKERIKKIRFKEIEEQSLFEWAKYDKKQGRMNEAIQKLKKIIEEQDESLIYVKESYKLLSEIYEETNEWQDAYRYLRKYEKSKENILDENVHKYFDKLNQINMTKEIEKYKLLYQDMQVLAQIGVALTEHLKPTVLNNKIYKQLSKLFKMDLFSILILDQEVPRYILVDHKGDIVKERKELIRNTEYLAEYCTKERIDISVSNGDFEAYHIKEIGEAEELQLQSVLFTPLIINDKAIGAVGIGSYKVNIFNSNDLNSLRVIASYLAITIQNTTLYHQAEYLGMHDSLTGLLNRGALLKQGEILFKKNHKQHKSTVVMMLDTDYFKQVNDRYGHQLGDEVLKKIGKILKKVVRKQDYVGRYGGEEFLVILDDLSEKEVVKVCQRIKKALSESCFETKKDTKIKVTVSGGFYICNEYTLNFSDAIQFADHALYRAKLLGRNRMISYCLGENES from the coding sequence ATGATAAACAAGAAGAAGCTAGAAGAGCAGCTTGATAATATAAAAAAGGATCCTACTTATATAGATGGTTTTATTGCATTAATGACAAGAAGTTGGGGGGGGGATATAGAGGATAATATTGAGGCTATTAAAGGCGCTATATCCCTTATTCATAAAGAAGAAGGTAAAAAAGCTTATATTGAGCTATTAATGCTACAAGCAAAATATTATTTTGTTTTGGGAAAGTATAGCCAGGGGATAGAGGGTTTATTAGATGGCGTTCAAATCCTACAAGAGCCTAAAAATGAGGTAGAGAAACATCAACTTATTCAACTTCAAAATATGTTGTTAGTAGGCTTTACAAAAAAAGAAGAGTTTGCGCTAGCTATTGAATATGGTTTACAAGGCCTTGAGAAAGCTGAAGCCTTAGCAAGGCCTGAAATTAAAGTAAAATTATTACTAAGTATTTTAGATTTATATATTGCTATTAAAGCTTACAAAAAAGCAGAATTTATTTTACAGAATATCGTTGCCATAGACTATATTTTAATGGATACAACTAAGCTTTATATTGAGATTGCTTGGCTTAAACTTTTTTTGTGCCAAAAACAATTTGAACTAGCAGCTGAATATAGTAAGAGAGCTTATGATTTAGCCAAGAAGAATGAAGAACAGTATGCACTTGAATTGATCCAGATTTTAAGTTTAAGAGCAAAACTTAATGTAAGTCGTGAATTATATGCACAAGCAGAAAAGGACTTTAAGGATATAAAAGAAAGAATTAAGAAAATTAGATTTAAAGAAATAGAAGAACAAAGTTTATTTGAATGGGCGAAATATGATAAAAAACAAGGAAGAATGAATGAGGCTATTCAAAAATTAAAAAAAATTATTGAAGAACAAGATGAATCACTGATTTATGTTAAAGAAAGTTATAAACTATTAAGTGAAATTTATGAAGAAACTAACGAGTGGCAAGATGCATACAGGTATCTGAGAAAATATGAAAAAAGTAAAGAGAATATATTAGATGAAAATGTACATAAATACTTTGATAAACTGAATCAAATTAATATGACTAAAGAAATTGAAAAATACAAATTACTTTATCAAGATATGCAAGTTCTTGCACAGATAGGCGTTGCTTTGACAGAACATTTAAAACCAACAGTACTCAATAATAAAATATATAAGCAGCTGAGTAAATTATTTAAGATGGATTTATTCAGTATTCTTATATTAGATCAAGAAGTACCTCGATATATTTTGGTTGATCATAAAGGTGATATTGTGAAAGAACGTAAAGAACTTATTAGAAATACAGAGTATTTAGCAGAATACTGTACCAAGGAAAGAATAGATATTTCAGTAAGTAATGGAGATTTTGAAGCATATCATATAAAAGAGATAGGTGAAGCAGAAGAGTTACAACTACAATCAGTTCTTTTTACGCCACTTATCATAAATGATAAGGCGATAGGGGCTGTTGGAATAGGAAGCTACAAGGTCAATATATTTAATAGTAATGACCTTAATTCATTACGTGTAATTGCGTCTTATTTGGCTATCACAATACAAAATACTACTTTATATCATCAAGCAGAGTATTTAGGAATGCATGACTCGCTTACCGGTCTTTTAAATAGAGGTGCTTTATTAAAGCAAGGAGAAATACTATTTAAGAAAAATCATAAACAACATAAAAGCACAGTTGTGATGATGTTAGATACAGACTATTTTAAGCAAGTAAATGACCGCTATGGTCATCAATTAGGCGATGAAGTACTAAAGAAAATAGGAAAAATCCTAAAAAAAGTGGTTAGAAAGCAAGATTATGTAGGACGATATGGCGGAGAAGAATTTTTAGTGATATTAGATGATTTATCGGAAAAAGAAGTCGTTAAGGTATGTCAAAGAATTAAAAAAGCCTTAAGTGAAAGTTGTTTTGAAACTAAAAAGGATACCAAGATTAAAGTAACTGTAAGTGGAGGGTTTTATATCTGTAATGAGTATACCTTAAACTTTAGTGATGCTATTCAATTTGCAGATCATGCTTTATATCGTGCTAAATTATTAGGTAGAAATCGTATGATTAGTTATTGTTTAGGAGAGAATGAATCTTAG
- a CDS encoding DUF3783 domain-containing protein, whose translation MKTVSDQEVIHERSCMMLYYFTQAELKQIQMVARMAGVGDQIILGMEHGECTLQAILDNQLTSSTDACLKQKAIIFNNISSTRISAFIEGLKKFRMNRPLIAVVTETSIKWTLKELLLHLNEEHHAVKNNQFNEH comes from the coding sequence ATGAAAACAGTTAGTGATCAAGAAGTGATTCACGAAAGAAGCTGTATGATGCTGTATTATTTTACCCAAGCAGAGCTTAAACAGATTCAAATGGTGGCTAGAATGGCAGGCGTAGGAGATCAAATTATACTTGGAATGGAGCATGGTGAATGCACTTTACAAGCTATTTTAGATAATCAGTTAACTTCTAGTACAGACGCATGTTTAAAACAAAAAGCCATTATTTTTAATAATATCTCTAGTACAAGAATAAGTGCTTTTATAGAAGGATTAAAGAAGTTTCGCATGAATAGGCCATTAATAGCAGTTGTAACTGAAACTTCTATTAAATGGACTTTAAAGGAGCTTTTGCTACATTTAAATGAAGAGCATCATGCAGTAAAGAATAATCAATTTAATGAGCATTAA
- a CDS encoding putative manganese transporter: MELIIDALLDSIKLLPFLFLVYLLIGYLDSSTDNRLYRRLVGAKWLGPIIGSTLGCLPQCGFSVVGANLYSRGMISIGTLLAIFISTSDEAIPILFANPGMLSSVGIVLGLKFIIAIFMGLVIEAIMRMLGRSTLTPKQMVSENVEVQGGCKCQDGCHSHNGGIWRSALLHTVKVFMYILVINLILNAIIEGIGEDSLSQILLSNSMWQPVLAALVGLIPNCAASIVLTEMYIAGTLSLGSLIAGLIPGAGMGLVILFKANKSFIENIKILGILYVTGVIFGMLLQMIS; this comes from the coding sequence ATGGAATTAATAATAGATGCTTTATTAGATAGTATAAAGCTATTACCGTTTTTATTTTTAGTTTATTTACTTATAGGTTATTTAGATAGCAGTACAGATAATCGTTTATATAGGAGGTTAGTAGGCGCTAAATGGTTAGGTCCTATTATAGGAAGTACGTTAGGATGCTTACCACAATGTGGCTTTTCTGTGGTAGGAGCTAATTTATATAGTAGAGGTATGATTAGTATAGGTACCTTGTTAGCTATTTTTATTTCTACTTCAGATGAAGCCATTCCCATTTTATTTGCTAATCCTGGTATGCTGAGCAGTGTAGGAATTGTACTTGGTCTAAAATTTATTATTGCAATCTTTATGGGGTTAGTGATTGAAGCCATAATGAGAATGTTAGGAAGGTCTACTTTAACACCCAAACAAATGGTATCTGAAAACGTGGAAGTACAAGGTGGATGTAAATGTCAAGACGGATGTCATAGTCATAATGGTGGGATTTGGAGAAGTGCACTTTTACATACTGTAAAAGTATTTATGTATATTTTGGTGATAAATCTTATACTTAATGCTATAATTGAAGGGATTGGTGAAGATTCATTAAGTCAAATCTTACTATCCAATAGTATGTGGCAACCAGTGCTTGCAGCATTAGTAGGGCTTATTCCTAATTGTGCAGCTTCTATCGTTTTAACAGAGATGTATATTGCAGGTACATTAAGTTTAGGCTCGCTTATTGCAGGATTAATACCAGGTGCAGGTATGGGGCTCGTTATTCTTTTTAAAGCTAATAAGTCTTTTATAGAGAATATAAAAATTTTAGGAATACTATATGTGACGGGTGTTATATTTGGTATGCTACTACAAATGATTTCATAA
- a CDS encoding SpoIID/LytB domain-containing protein, with translation MSRNMHRVKRYKRRVKRRGKRNDATLWAVLFIVALWYCLIGRELLPGFFLGREVVAVSEESSLYEVPCTQANMAKLLACTLDEKETTGKQEDKSETTWYSSYYASLQQQGFKALNEKEALQLMDEQTLSKVLSEVVGEGYEVTATKSEANKDKHLSIHEVINTYYSAMNQVKKDSHMKYITLVILATPSDEQLGAWQVVTDQGTFGFKGLILEPLKNQTIQIAVRGQEILGVMKVISKEGTIENCEIKLVTDQIVTAVVKGKSISFQNKGVDLQQEGSIGKLTISSEGAIAYEPEIYGEKDIVTKVTSNTITLEKAGVLNYKDVTISDKTDLGNYTSINQLPYGVQIAYQKEGNELVALQVIGRSNREGLRVVLANKEGSYVHKQVKLVSTAEYDLIYNGETSKLAPEEVWDSQTFNWNKEAAVVRLVPKGDTAMKLLTVNKSQGFPKYKGCMEITKVQDGYHIVNEVDMENYVAGVIPSEMPTSYGIEALKVQAIAARTYGVASKESSKFVQYGAQIDDTTASQVYNNLAPNPLAYEATAATEGKVLTYKGKLLSSKFFATSCGYTANYGEVWAAGETFPSDTPPYMMAEKQYTGDKMVENMKEEKTAYQFFKLTAADIDAFDENSPWFRWQVQLSQEELSTLVNNAISKLTNDYPALIKVKVDNEWKSQGIEGIGEIQNLQVVERGEGGNVMTLILKGSKATIKVSTEYVIRRLLGGAGNPGVVVTRSDGSITNPMSLLPSAFFAPDITYNNQEQLKQIVLYGGGFGHGVGMSQDGVRGMAEMGYTYDVILKHFYKNVEIVTYQ, from the coding sequence ATGAGCAGAAATATGCATCGGGTTAAGCGCTATAAGAGGCGAGTAAAACGAAGAGGGAAAAGAAATGATGCAACCTTATGGGCGGTTCTCTTTATAGTAGCGCTATGGTACTGTTTGATAGGACGAGAGCTTTTACCAGGATTTTTTTTAGGGAGGGAAGTAGTAGCTGTAAGTGAAGAAAGCAGTTTGTATGAAGTACCTTGTACACAAGCTAATATGGCAAAACTTTTGGCATGTACATTAGATGAGAAAGAAACAACAGGTAAGCAGGAAGACAAATCTGAGACGACTTGGTATAGTTCATATTATGCAAGTTTGCAGCAACAAGGTTTTAAGGCGTTAAATGAGAAGGAGGCTCTCCAATTAATGGATGAACAAACTCTAAGTAAAGTTTTATCAGAAGTAGTTGGAGAAGGCTATGAGGTTACGGCAACTAAGAGTGAAGCTAATAAAGATAAACATTTAAGCATCCATGAGGTCATTAATACCTATTATTCAGCAATGAATCAAGTAAAGAAGGATTCTCATATGAAGTACATAACCTTAGTCATCTTAGCAACGCCTTCAGATGAACAGCTGGGAGCATGGCAAGTCGTTACTGACCAAGGTACCTTCGGATTTAAAGGATTGATTTTAGAGCCACTTAAAAATCAGACGATACAGATAGCAGTAAGGGGGCAAGAAATATTAGGCGTCATGAAAGTGATAAGCAAAGAAGGTACTATAGAGAATTGCGAAATTAAATTAGTAACTGACCAGATAGTTACAGCAGTAGTCAAAGGGAAGAGTATAAGCTTTCAAAATAAAGGAGTAGATCTCCAGCAAGAGGGGAGTATTGGCAAGCTCACTATAAGTAGCGAAGGAGCAATTGCATATGAACCAGAAATATATGGAGAAAAAGATATCGTAACAAAAGTAACTAGCAATACTATAACTTTAGAAAAAGCAGGCGTATTAAATTATAAAGACGTAACAATTTCTGACAAAACGGATTTAGGAAATTATACGTCTATTAACCAGTTACCCTATGGCGTACAAATTGCTTATCAAAAAGAAGGTAATGAGCTTGTTGCACTTCAGGTAATAGGTAGAAGTAATAGAGAAGGCTTGAGAGTGGTACTTGCTAATAAAGAAGGAAGCTATGTTCATAAACAAGTAAAATTAGTAAGTACAGCAGAATATGATCTTATATATAATGGGGAAACATCTAAACTAGCACCAGAAGAAGTATGGGATAGCCAGACATTTAATTGGAATAAGGAGGCTGCAGTGGTACGTTTGGTGCCAAAAGGAGACACTGCTATGAAGCTTTTGACTGTAAATAAAAGTCAAGGTTTTCCTAAATATAAAGGATGTATGGAAATAACAAAAGTACAAGATGGCTATCATATTGTGAATGAAGTGGATATGGAAAATTATGTAGCAGGTGTTATTCCTAGTGAAATGCCAACAAGTTATGGGATTGAAGCATTAAAGGTGCAAGCTATTGCAGCTAGAACCTATGGGGTAGCTAGTAAGGAAAGCAGTAAGTTTGTTCAGTACGGTGCACAAATCGATGATACAACAGCCTCACAAGTTTATAACAATTTAGCACCTAATCCATTAGCTTATGAAGCAACAGCGGCTACTGAAGGAAAAGTATTAACTTACAAGGGAAAACTATTAAGTAGTAAGTTCTTTGCTACTTCTTGTGGTTACACGGCTAATTATGGAGAGGTATGGGCAGCAGGAGAAACCTTTCCTAGTGATACACCACCCTATATGATGGCTGAAAAGCAGTATACAGGTGACAAGATGGTAGAGAATATGAAGGAAGAGAAGACGGCTTATCAGTTTTTTAAGCTAACAGCAGCGGATATAGATGCTTTTGATGAAAATTCACCTTGGTTTAGATGGCAGGTACAGTTATCACAGGAGGAATTGAGTACTTTAGTTAATAATGCTATAAGTAAGCTTACTAATGACTATCCAGCACTAATCAAAGTGAAAGTAGACAATGAGTGGAAGAGTCAAGGTATAGAAGGTATCGGGGAGATTCAAAATCTGCAAGTAGTTGAAAGAGGAGAAGGTGGAAATGTAATGACTCTTATTTTAAAAGGGTCTAAAGCAACTATTAAAGTATCAACAGAGTACGTGATTAGGCGATTACTTGGTGGTGCTGGTAATCCAGGAGTTGTAGTAACAAGAAGTGATGGTAGTATCACGAATCCTATGTCACTTTTACCAAGTGCTTTTTTTGCACCTGATATTACCTATAATAATCAAGAGCAATTAAAACAGATTGTTTTGTATGGTGGTGGTTTTGGTCATGGCGTAGGTATGAGCCAAGATGGTGTAAGAGGAATGGCTGAAATGGGGTATACTTATGATGTGATATTAAAACATTTTTATAAGAATGTAGAAATAGTAACTTATCAATAG
- a CDS encoding AI-2E family transporter → MNRFKKPVFLVTYGLILYFFLLRFEVFSGVMLKLLNLTKPFIWGFALAYILNIPYTYFLTKLFKNNKRDPRYKLKKSLSLIASYLIFFFIIGFIFSMLIPQLGESINIFMANSTEYYQTLQNYLTDIVTKLKLEPSIWNEIQKAIMSLVEVLKGLLPSLIGVVTSTASGLVNLLGTLFISVYFLASKETLMSLVTRTLDAFATNKTKTKLKHVLEVTDQTFRGFIIGQLTDALIIGIITFVCSSLFGFPYPILLGFLAGVTNVIPVIGPFIGAVPCVLIILMVEPTKAIWYVIFITILQQIDGNFICPKIVGDSTGLDGLWILLAVIVGGGFFGVVGCLLAVPLCAVAFKLYEEFLSHRLTTENASSSDSAPNPQSTSPRSRRSH, encoded by the coding sequence ATGAATCGTTTTAAAAAACCTGTTTTTTTAGTAACTTATGGTTTAATCTTATATTTTTTCTTATTACGATTTGAAGTTTTTTCAGGAGTCATGCTCAAACTCTTAAATCTTACAAAACCTTTTATTTGGGGCTTTGCTTTAGCTTATATTCTTAATATTCCTTATACTTATTTCTTAACTAAACTGTTTAAAAACAATAAGAGAGATCCTCGTTATAAACTAAAGAAGTCTTTGTCACTCATTGCTTCCTACTTAATTTTCTTTTTCATCATTGGCTTTATTTTCTCTATGCTTATTCCTCAATTAGGTGAAAGTATTAATATATTCATGGCTAACTCTACTGAATACTATCAGACTTTACAGAACTACTTAACTGATATTGTTACTAAACTTAAATTAGAGCCTTCTATATGGAATGAAATTCAAAAAGCAATTATGTCTCTCGTAGAAGTCCTTAAAGGTTTATTACCTTCTTTAATTGGTGTCGTTACTAGTACTGCTTCTGGTTTAGTTAACCTGCTGGGTACTTTATTTATCTCTGTTTACTTCTTGGCAAGTAAAGAAACTTTGATGTCTCTTGTCACACGCACCTTAGATGCTTTTGCTACCAATAAGACAAAGACTAAGTTAAAACATGTCTTAGAAGTAACTGATCAAACTTTTAGAGGCTTTATTATTGGTCAACTAACAGATGCACTTATTATTGGTATTATTACCTTTGTTTGCTCTAGCTTGTTTGGTTTTCCTTATCCTATCCTTCTTGGCTTCCTAGCTGGAGTAACTAACGTTATTCCTGTTATCGGGCCATTTATTGGAGCTGTGCCTTGTGTACTTATTATTTTAATGGTAGAACCTACTAAAGCTATTTGGTATGTCATCTTTATTACGATTCTTCAACAAATTGATGGTAATTTTATCTGTCCAAAAATAGTAGGAGACTCTACTGGCTTGGATGGTTTATGGATTTTGTTAGCTGTTATTGTTGGCGGCGGTTTCTTTGGTGTTGTAGGCTGCTTATTAGCTGTTCCACTTTGTGCCGTGGCCTTTAAACTTTATGAAGAATTTTTAAGTCATCGTCTAACAACTGAAAATGCTTCCTCTAGTGATTCTGCACCTAACCCACAATCCACTTCTCCACGTTCAAGAAGATCACATTAA
- a CDS encoding glycoside hydrolase family 88/105 protein: protein MDMLRKYIEELIDKSTPARPIWNIEKILQGKEPTWNYIDGCMIKALLEMYAITKGEKYLAFADDFISYHVREDGQINHYDIHELNIDNVNAGKVLFELYELTGKEKYRKAIDTVYEQVKIQPRTKEGNFWHKKIYPNQVWLDGLYMGQPFYMEYETKFNNKKNYKDIFNQFANVEKIMKDSKTGLYYHGYDSSREASWCDKVTGLSKNFWLRALGWYVMALLDTLEKMDSTYTEGYTQLSNNFKDIMEAIIKFQDESGMWYQVVDQGNREGNYLETSGSAIMAYGILKGVRMGFLPENYRAYGEKAFKGICDKYLYEKDGELCLGGICLVAGLGRPDSRDGTFEYYISEPVVENEAKGVAPLLLAYTEILRL, encoded by the coding sequence ATGGATATGCTTAGAAAGTACATCGAAGAGCTCATTGATAAGAGTACACCAGCTAGACCTATATGGAATATTGAAAAAATATTACAAGGTAAAGAGCCAACATGGAATTACATAGATGGATGCATGATTAAAGCACTTTTAGAAATGTATGCCATTACTAAAGGGGAAAAATATTTAGCTTTTGCAGATGATTTTATTAGTTATCATGTAAGAGAAGATGGTCAGATTAATCACTATGATATTCATGAGTTAAACATCGACAATGTTAATGCAGGAAAGGTGCTTTTTGAACTTTATGAGTTAACAGGTAAAGAAAAGTACAGAAAAGCTATAGATACAGTTTATGAGCAAGTTAAAATACAGCCTCGTACAAAGGAAGGTAACTTTTGGCACAAGAAAATCTATCCAAATCAAGTTTGGTTAGATGGACTTTATATGGGGCAACCTTTTTATATGGAATATGAAACAAAGTTTAATAATAAGAAAAACTATAAAGATATTTTCAATCAGTTTGCTAATGTTGAAAAAATAATGAAAGATTCTAAAACAGGCTTATATTATCATGGTTATGATTCTTCAAGAGAAGCTTCATGGTGTGATAAAGTAACCGGTCTTTCTAAAAATTTTTGGTTGCGTGCATTAGGTTGGTATGTTATGGCACTCTTAGATACTTTAGAAAAGATGGATTCAACCTATACAGAAGGTTATACACAATTAAGCAATAACTTTAAAGATATTATGGAAGCTATAATTAAATTCCAAGATGAGAGTGGTATGTGGTATCAAGTAGTAGACCAAGGTAATAGAGAAGGAAACTATCTTGAAACGAGTGGTAGTGCTATCATGGCATATGGTATTCTTAAAGGAGTAAGAATGGGCTTCTTACCAGAGAACTATAGAGCATATGGTGAAAAGGCATTTAAAGGTATTTGTGATAAATATTTATATGAGAAAGATGGAGAGCTTTGCTTAGGAGGCATTTGTCTTGTGGCAGGATTAGGTCGTCCAGACAGTAGAGATGGTACTTTTGAATACTATATTTCAGAACCAGTTGTTGAAAATGAAGCTAAAGGTGTTGCACCACTTTTATTAGCTTATACTGAAATTTTAAGATTATAA
- a CDS encoding M48 family metallopeptidase, translated as MNQYSLLCIIYQIVNEEDRKQVLELVSKQESFKNLSFGTVTEGKYQLELLCHQLSKAQKLMIYNYGYLYQYLKGSMGIEKFAEKWGRLLQLEKADMKTIEKEWSEERVNYIKNRCKEKQYTSVQCIVEPEEYIEEFITRLIEQLLVEVYSTDIDEREAGRITQRIILTNLDAMEYEHPEDHRLLEVLRGNKMLEAPLKLFVEYDIERFIKVQYTGSNIKVTPTNMPYIYEAVKTACRILNLNKMPDVYVQQGFQINGCTTGIENPIIILNAGCLSLLDYDELLFIIGHEIGHIKSQHLMYHMMGQALPYLAEIAAQMTLGFGSIIGAGLQISLYNWYRKSELTADRAGLLVCQSHKAAIKALMKCAGYPPQFYGHMNEMDFLKQMEQFENLDSEAYNKVVKVLSSLYQTHPWTVLRAKELHEWYKQGEYDQIISRKICLTKVR; from the coding sequence ATGAATCAGTATAGCTTATTATGTATTATTTATCAAATAGTAAATGAGGAAGATAGAAAACAAGTTTTAGAACTTGTAAGTAAACAGGAGTCTTTTAAAAATTTATCTTTTGGAACAGTCACAGAGGGAAAATACCAGTTAGAATTGCTCTGTCATCAACTTTCAAAGGCTCAAAAATTGATGATATATAATTATGGATATTTATATCAGTACTTAAAGGGCAGTATGGGTATAGAGAAGTTCGCTGAAAAATGGGGGAGGCTGTTACAACTTGAAAAAGCTGATATGAAAACCATAGAAAAAGAATGGAGCGAAGAAAGGGTAAATTACATTAAAAATAGATGTAAAGAAAAGCAATATACGTCTGTGCAATGTATTGTGGAGCCAGAAGAATACATAGAAGAGTTTATTACTAGGCTTATAGAGCAGCTATTAGTTGAAGTTTATAGTACGGATATAGATGAAAGGGAAGCAGGGAGAATTACACAAAGAATCATTTTGACAAATCTTGACGCTATGGAATATGAACATCCAGAAGATCATCGTTTATTAGAAGTATTACGTGGTAATAAGATGCTAGAGGCACCCCTTAAATTGTTTGTAGAGTATGATATAGAACGATTTATTAAGGTTCAGTATACAGGCAGTAATATTAAAGTAACACCAACCAATATGCCTTATATTTATGAAGCTGTTAAAACAGCTTGTCGTATATTAAATCTTAATAAGATGCCAGATGTTTATGTGCAACAAGGGTTTCAAATCAATGGTTGTACAACTGGTATTGAAAATCCTATCATTATATTAAATGCTGGATGTTTAAGTCTACTGGATTATGATGAATTACTGTTTATCATAGGGCATGAGATAGGGCATATTAAGAGTCAGCATTTAATGTATCATATGATGGGACAAGCATTGCCATATTTAGCGGAAATAGCAGCTCAAATGACATTAGGGTTTGGCAGTATCATTGGAGCAGGACTTCAAATTTCTTTATATAATTGGTATAGAAAGTCAGAACTTACGGCAGATAGAGCAGGCCTACTGGTTTGTCAAAGCCACAAAGCAGCTATTAAGGCGTTAATGAAATGTGCAGGTTACCCACCACAATTTTATGGGCATATGAATGAAATGGATTTCTTAAAGCAAATGGAGCAATTTGAGAACTTAGATTCAGAGGCTTATAATAAAGTGGTTAAGGTATTAAGCTCTTTGTATCAGACACATCCTTGGACAGTACTAAGAGCTAAAGAGCTACATGAATGGTATAAGCAAGGTGAATATGATCAGATTATAAGTAGAAAGATCTGTTTAACAAAAGTAAGATAG
- a CDS encoding HD domain-containing protein codes for MVYRIKQFVWAMVAKMSIEEKEFVNHYLSEKEKELFYKLRVYEQKHSLRVANALKKRAGKDQQVEYIRLGLLHDIGKSEYPLNPIEKSIIVVLDHLTKGKIQKMSHLKMVKCYYYHGNISYNLLSEAGDYNLLFLEAIKDHHSAKETSNSLLKALKECDDLS; via the coding sequence ATGGTTTATCGTATTAAGCAGTTTGTTTGGGCTATGGTGGCTAAGATGAGTATAGAGGAAAAAGAATTTGTAAATCATTACTTATCTGAGAAAGAAAAAGAACTCTTTTACAAGCTTAGGGTTTATGAACAAAAACATAGTTTACGCGTCGCTAATGCGTTAAAAAAAAGAGCAGGAAAAGACCAACAAGTAGAATATATACGTTTAGGGCTGCTACATGATATTGGAAAAAGTGAATATCCACTCAATCCCATAGAGAAAAGTATTATAGTCGTATTAGATCACTTAACAAAGGGAAAAATACAAAAAATGAGCCATTTGAAAATGGTGAAATGTTATTATTATCATGGGAATATAAGTTATAATCTTTTAAGTGAGGCAGGTGACTATAATCTTTTGTTCTTAGAAGCAATTAAAGATCATCATAGCGCTAAGGAGACATCTAATTCATTACTTAAAGCTTTAAAAGAATGTGATGATTTAAGTTAA